From the genome of Zonotrichia leucophrys gambelii isolate GWCS_2022_RI chromosome 24, RI_Zleu_2.0, whole genome shotgun sequence, one region includes:
- the TRIM29 gene encoding tripartite motif-containing protein 29, producing METGSAARTNGTASKPEDVKSPTTPKKEEEAKKATSPGGGEKEAIKGTGGAALETGQIKSSLFSGSDWKRPIIQFVESSDEKRSTYFSMDSADSKKMQFNSGQIGDMRRPGLNFPEKGDLRKSLFSLDSKKSFLPADGEGRKSLFSAGDLKKSSLPLVETGDLRRPFNKAERAAGSRPRVKLEDVLCDSCIDNKQKAVKSCLVCQASFCELHLKPHLEGAAFRDHQLLDPIRDFEARKCPVHGKTMELFCQTDQMCICYLCMFQEHKNHSTVTVEIEKAGKETELSLQKEQLQLKIIEVEDEVDKWQKERDRIKNYTTNEKATVDQHFKELIRDLERQRDEVKAALDQREKIASENVKEIVDELEERAKLLREDKENREQIHQISDSVLFLQEFGALMRNYVPPPSLPTYSVLLEGESMSPSMGLLRDDLLNVCMRHVEKICKADLGRNFIERNHMENGGDHRFMMNNYEWNQPDNLKRFSMFLSPKANFNPRSWEFSSFQATEETLVGNGTKLPFQFSSVGQNPPGDFSKQSDGSLFTKTAYPSIVRHQSAKVTPQTWKSSSKQSVLSHYRPFYVNKGNGATSNEAP from the exons ATGGAAACGGGGAGTGCAGCCAGGACAAACGGCACCGCCAGCAAGCCCGAGGACGTGAAGAGCCCAACTACCCCCAAAAAAGAAGAGGAGGCCAAGAAGGCCACGAGCCCTGGCGGAGGCGAGAAAGAAGCTATAAAAGGCACGGGCGGCGCTGCGTTGGAGACAGGGCAGATCAAGAGCTCCCTCTTCTCTGGGAGTGACTGGAAGAGGCCCATCATTCAGTTTGTGGAGTCATCCGACGAGAAGAGGTCAACCTACTTCAGCATGGACTCGGCCGACTCCAAGAAGATGCAGTTCAACAGCGGCCAGATCGGAGACATGAGGAGACCAGGCCTCAACTTCCCGGAGAAGGGAGACCTCAGGAAGTCCCTGTTCTCCTTGGATTCCAAAAAGAGCTTCCTGCCCGCTGACGGGGAAGGGAGGAAGTCCCTGTTCTCTGCGGGGGACCTGAAGAAATCCTCCCTGCCGCTGGTGGAGACGGGGGACCTGAGGAGACCCTTCAACAAGGCCGAGCGCGCGGCGGGCTCGCGGCCCCGCGTGAAGCTGGAGGACGTTCTCTGCGACTCCTGCATCGACAACAAGCAGAAGGCTGTCAAGTCCTGCCTGGTGTGCCAGGCCTCCTTCTGCGAGCTGCACCTCAAGCCCCACCTGGAGGGAGCGGCGTTCCGGGACCACCAGCTGCTGGACCCCATCAGGGACTTCGAGGCCAGAAAGTGCCCCGTGCATGGCAAGACCATGGAGCTGTTCTGCCAGACAGACCAGATGTGCATCTGCTACCTCTGCATGTTCCAGGAGCACAAGAACCACAGCACGGTGACAGTGGAGATCGAGAAGGCGGGCAAAGAG aCCGAGCTGTctctgcagaaggagcagctgcagctgaagatCATCGAGGTGGAGGATGAGGTGGACAAGTGGCAGAAGGAGAGGGACCGCATCAAG AATTACACCACCAACGAGAAAGCCACGGTGGACCAGCACTTCAAGGAGCTGATCCGTGACCTGGAGAGGCAGAGGGATGAGGTGAAGGCTGCCCTGGACCAGAGGGAGAAGATTGCCTCGGAGAACGTGAAGGAAATCGTGGatgagctggaggagagggCGAAGCTGCTGCGGGAGGACAAGGAGAACAGGGAGCAGATCCACCAGATCAGCGACTCCGTGCTCTTCCTGCAG gaatttggggctcTGATGAGGAATTATGtgccccctccatccctcccaacCTACAGCGTGCTGCTGGAAGGGGAGAGCATGAGCCCATCcatggggctgctcagggatgatCTCCTCAACGTCTGCATGAGGCACGTGGAGAAGATCTGCAAGGCAGACCTGGGCCGCAACTTCATCGAGAGGAACCACATGGAGAATG GAG ggGATCACCGGTTCATGATGAACAACTACGAGTGGAACCAGCCTGACAACCTGAAGAGATTCTCCATGTTCCTGTCTCCCAAAG CCAATTTCAACCCACGGTCATGGGAATTTTCCTCCTTCCAAGCGACCGAGGAAACACTTG TAGGCAATGGCACTAAGCTGCCTTTTCAGTTCTCCTCGGTGGGACAGAATCCGCCCGGTGACTTCAGCAAACAGTCTGATGGGAGCCTCTTCACTAAGACCG CCTACCCTTCCATAGTGAGGCACCAGTCTGCAAAGGTGACGCCACAGACGTGGAAATCCTCCTCCAAGCAGTCTGTATTG TCCCATTATCGGCCCTTCTACGTCAACAAAGGCAACGGAGCCACCTCCAACGAGGCGCCCTGA